The DNA sequence aaataaatttaacatCCTAATTTGCATGAATTATCGACTCTGCTAGGTTTTACTTACTGCACAATCCAAAATAGTCTGCAGCTCCCAATGGTCTGTTACACAGTTCCTCAAAAGGAAAATACGCACATCCATTAGCACCTAGTGGAACCTGATATGAATTAAAGAACATATTGTCAGATCCAAAAACACATGACCATATAATATTCTCAGCATATGCCTCACCAAAAGGCAATCGAGAGATTACCTTTAACGTCCTTCCCATTACTACTTCAGCTTCTTGTGGAACAGCTTCATGTTCCCCAATCAATTGTTGAAAACTTTGCTTGAGAAATCCCGACAAATCTTTGCCAACAAAGTAGAAACCCTGCTCTGCCTGTAGTTAAGGTGCAATCATGAGATTAGATATTTATAAACATTAGGTAATATCACCTGAACATGTGGAATCTTAGTGGACTTGATATCTCACCGAAGTCAGTTTCCGGTAGTCTACTGCAGAACCAATTTCATGAACTACACATCTTTCCTACAGCCAAAATACCCCGCTGTTATGAAGTACAAACTAATTAACAGACTAGGAAAACATGATATAATGTTATGCACATGAGTACTGGTGCCAGATGTAAAACTTCAAAAAATGCATACATAAAACAAATTGTCTAGCACCAAATAAAACCCAGTTAAAGGTTTGGTAACTCCACAAGTGCCTTGGCAACATTTTATCGTTTTGTGGCAAACATATACTAAAATCACTGGTTTGAACCAATCTAATTACAAGCAGATGAGATCACATCCAGATACATACCTTCAAAGTCGCAATGAACGGAAGAAAAAGATCCCTCTGCAGTCCACCTTCATACAGCTTATCTGGAGCACGATTGGAGGTGGAAACAAGGATCTAAACTTGCCTCGcacaaaaagtaaaataaaaaacacaaataaaaatcgaaacaaagaaaatagtaTGAATCTGCATGATTCAGTGTACAAAAGGCCATGAGCACAAGAGAGTAAATGAAAGTAAACTACTTACAATACCATTATTGAATAGATGTCTAAACAGGCGATTTAATATTAATGCATCAGCAACATCAGTCACCTACGTAAGACCACAGGACAATCAGTACAACAAAGGAACATAGTAAgatatgattttgaatcatattTTCAAATACTAGTGCTCCACCATGAATTCATCCAGACACAACAAGATTGCCTCGTCCGATATCTCTCCTGCAACAACTTCAAGTGGATCTTCTACACCCTGGTGCTTCTGAGAAAATATATATCATCCATGTTAACCTTAACCGGGTAGTTGTATAAGACCTAGTACCAAAGAAACCAATGTCTAGAATGAAATGAACATTTGGTTCAAATATATGCGAATATTAACTGACTGAAAAAATGAGTTCCTAATCCTCAAGTATGAAAACCTGTTGTACTGTAAATGCACAGctcttattttgaaataaaatctcTCTTTTCAAAAATACTGTAAGAACAACCTGTTCGGATATCATCCATCCAGGGGCGGTGTACAAATTACTGAATGTTCTACTGTACTTCATGATACATTTTTCGCAACGGGAGCTAAACAATTAACCCTAAAAATTTTACCAAATACAGCCTACATTTGCATAAGAAGATATTTCTCAGATATGACAAAGGAAGTCCTTTTATCAAAAATTTCATCTTACTCGCAACGTTTTATGTACATTCAGCATGAAGTCATGAAAATGAATCCTCTTTTTCCTCCAGCTGCATTGTctgagaaacaaaaataaaattattaggaGATAAAGACGACAATATGTGATGGACGGAAAGTTGGAGAAGTTAACATTCAAgaacagaaataaataaattttgacAAGCACCAAGATCCATTGTATTTACAAGGACTTTTCCTCAACGATTATGAACAATAGCGTCGCAATATCTAGAAAATTAAACAATAACATAACAAAAAAGAACATTCATTTAAACTTACAGCTGATCaaaaaacaagtccatcaacaTGGTTTTACCAGTACCCACTCCTCCATACAGATAAAGACCTTTGACAGGTGAGGTTGAAGAATGTGGGATGAAATGATACCACAACCACCTACTCCTGTATATGGACAAAAAGATGAACGATTGGTAAATACTCCTAGATAGAAACAAATTAGAagtaggaaaagaaaaaattcaacacGAAGCTAATGGTATCATATACTGTACCAGCCTACAACTTGAAATTGGATCACAAGCGGTGAAATTAAACAAGTTATTGAAGAGTACCTTCCAGATTTTGTAGAAGTTGAATATCTATCCAACCGGCAGGCATTAGCTGATTGAACAAGTTCATCATAAAGCCTTTGAAGTTCTCTTAAGGTGTCTACCTACAAAAATTAGTcagataaaaaaaagaaaaataaatagataatGCATATAATTGCCTGAAGCGATAGTACAGTTCCTTTAGCTGTTATCCAACCAGAGCAACCCACATTTAACACAGGATTTACTAAATAAGACCGAAAGTTTAAATACTTTAAACCAAATTACGGGATAATTTCCCTCTAAATAAAGTGTCCATAACAAACATTATCTGttcaaccaaaacaaacaaacaaacaaacgaaCAGTATGTGAAAAAGTGAAGCTGACTTCCAAGGTTTGCATGCACCGTCACTGTGCCATTTAGcacttcaaatttcaaatgaagGAAGGTGCCAAACAGTTTTCATTCTGATCATTTCCTCATTTATCTATATGGAACTGATAAAGAATACACCCGATGAGTTGTTTTCCCTACCTGGTAGGCATCACCGTCAACAAGTTCCCCTGCAGCAATTCTTCGTTCATACTCAACTAGTGGCCCCGCTGTTTTTACATCTGCTATTGAACTCAAAACCATCAAAACTGAGACTATAATGCTACTTTACAAACTAAGACAGCCCAAAATACAAGAAGCACCACCATTAGTAACTTGAGCAGCATCAATTGACAGAGCTCTCGAGACCATAAGCGTGGGGTGTTGAAGTCTATCGAATTCGGCATTTTTAGCGAGTTGATAAGCAAACACAGCACGGGTGTTTGTCAACAGCTTCTGCCTTGTTACAAAACCACTTGAGTAATGACATGCTTGATGGCACAAAGCCAATCTACATTGGTGAAAAGATCGAGCAATTGCTCTCATTTTCTATCCAGGACTCCGATACGAACAGAATTTCCAATAAACTTGCTTAATGTATCGAATTAACGAAACCCTGAAAACAATGTCATCCAACAATTTACAATTTATATAtggtaagaaaaatatattaataataattacaAGTTACATAACATATTAAGCCAATAATTGTTCATGGATCATAACATCATTCCCCAATTAAGATAAATaaacaaagtaaaaataaaaactcacctGAAGCCCAGAACTGCTAGCTGGGTTTCTCAGATAGCAGCACGAGATGAAATTACAAGTTACAACAAAACTAGCAAATAAGTAATCCAAACCACAATTTCGTATAACCCAAAAGACAGGATCCTCATATTCCGACTTCTTAAAGGAGGCTGGCTGGATTTGGTTGGGTTTTACAACTCAGATTACAGCACGTTTGCTTTCCCCTCTGAGCTGTTTAAGTTTGACCTTCTCATCGCGACATCGTCCTCATCatctttttaactttttttttttaaatttaaaatttaaatttttttatttctgatTTGGTTATGCGTATCCCAAAAAGATGGAATATTCTTCACATTTATGGAAAAACTTATTGCGTTTCTATGACCTTtgacctaaaacttaaaattttggataaaagactgtttactaccctcatgttttgtggttttcaacatttagtacatcaagtttgtttcgtctcagattcatacctaaagtgttaattttggaacagtctcatacatctgttagtcaaaccgTTAAGTCTGCCGTTAATTGATGACGTGGCgcttatgtggacaatgactgggcaccacgtatcattaaaaatattaaaataattaattaaataaaagtatttaaaaaaaaaaaaactcctaccccgcacactctctctctttgcATTCTccatctcactctctctctctctcacgacCTTTCTCTACCTCTCTCTTCAACCCAGAACCCCTGCAAATCATCCCCAAACCCAATCTTTCAATTCAATCCCCCACTCTCAAACCCTAAAGTTCAGTTCTTTCAGATCAAAAGGAAAACCCCAACTTTGGGTTTTTCTGTAAGTCGCCGGAGTTAACATCTCTGAGACGCCTGGGTATTCA is a window from the Malus domestica chromosome 16, GDT2T_hap1 genome containing:
- the LOC103453114 gene encoding uncharacterized protein isoform X1; translated protein: MRAIARSFHQCRLALCHQACHYSSGFVTRQKLLTNTRAVFAYQLAKNAEFDRLQHPTLMVSRALSIDAAQVTNADVKTAGPLVEYERRIAAGELVDGDAYQVDTLRELQRLYDELVQSANACRLDRYSTSTKSGRSRWLWYHFIPHSSTSPVKGLYLYGGVGTGKTMLMDLFFDQLQCSWRKKRIHFHDFMLNVHKTLRKHQGVEDPLEVVAGEISDEAILLCLDEFMVTDVADALILNRLFRHLFNNGIILVSTSNRAPDKLYEGGLQRDLFLPFIATLKERCVVHEIGSAVDYRKLTSAEQGFYFVGKDLSGFLKQSFQQLIGEHEAVPQEAEVVMGRTLKVPLGANGCAYFPFEELCNRPLGAADYFGLCKNYHTLALEGVPVFGLHNRTAAYRFVTLVDVMYENKARLLCTAEGTPFELFEKVVTISDALQIAPRTSSRSRKNDDAGLCVDNELGFAKDRTISRLTEMNSKEYLEHHAETLAEKNSEEGVNLNKVVQA
- the LOC103453114 gene encoding uncharacterized protein isoform X2: MRAIARSFHQCRLALCHQACHYSSGFVTRQKLLTNTRAVFAYQLAKNAEFDRLQHPTLMVSRALSIDAAQVTNDVKTAGPLVEYERRIAAGELVDGDAYQVDTLRELQRLYDELVQSANACRLDRYSTSTKSGRSRWLWYHFIPHSSTSPVKGLYLYGGVGTGKTMLMDLFFDQLQCSWRKKRIHFHDFMLNVHKTLRKHQGVEDPLEVVAGEISDEAILLCLDEFMVTDVADALILNRLFRHLFNNGIILVSTSNRAPDKLYEGGLQRDLFLPFIATLKERCVVHEIGSAVDYRKLTSAEQGFYFVGKDLSGFLKQSFQQLIGEHEAVPQEAEVVMGRTLKVPLGANGCAYFPFEELCNRPLGAADYFGLCKNYHTLALEGVPVFGLHNRTAAYRFVTLVDVMYENKARLLCTAEGTPFELFEKVVTISDALQIAPRTSSRSRKNDDAGLCVDNELGFAKDRTISRLTEMNSKEYLEHHAETLAEKNSEEGVNLNKVVQA